The genomic region CGAGACCGTAGATTTTACTTCAGTTTTAGGAATCGAACAGCTATTAGGCAATGCCACAACTATAGAAGACCACCCAAAATTACAGTCTTTAAATTATGATTTAGAAGCTTATGATCTTGATATTAGGCTCAAAAGAAATAAACTTCTTCCAAAAATCGATGTAGAGTATAACTTTCTTTCCGAAGAGATAAACGAGCCGGACTATATAAATACAAATAATTATAAAGCCGGAGTTAAAGTGAGCTTTCCATTATTTCTACGGAAAGAACGTGGAGATTTAAGGCTTTCTAAAGTTAAAAGAGAACAGGCAGAATTTAAGTTATCTGAGAGTGCCTGGAAATTGAGCAACAAAATAAAAGCTACAGAGAGGGAGATTCTTAGTTTACAAGAACAAATGGCCATAGTAAGCAATATCGTAAACGAAAGCGAAATTATGGTAGAAGCTGAAAAACGCTTATTCGAAATGGGCGAAAGTTCTATATTCTACATCAACACAAGGGAAAATAAGCTTATAGATTCTATTCTTAAAATGAACAAAATCAACAACGAACTAAATATTGCGATCGCAAAATTATTTGAAACATTGCGAATTGAATATGAGAATGACTAATTCTTTTTATTGAAAATAAAGACTGAGGCGCATTTTTAGAATATTAAAATTCTAAATTTCATTTTTAGAAATCCAATACCGCTATAGTTCTAAAACGATTTTTATATCAATTAAAATTGATTTCGTCAATTTGAATATAGAACATAGATATTTTCGCATAGCGTATCATCCTGCAAAATCTAAAAAACTTTTTTTCAATTCCAATAAATGAAAACCATTCTCATATATCCGGTTTAATAAGTATACAGGCTAGGACGGTCATTATTTCGCGAAACCAGCAATTGTTTTTTACCTGATTTATGCTTTAAAATATGGAGGGACTTAATATCACCATCTAACCAAAGCTTATCTGATTGGGACATAAGGCCGAAATTATTCTTATTGAATTTTAAAAATGCTCCGAAAGAGGCATCAAGTGCCCCCTGGCTTACTCTAAATGGGAATAAATTGCCAGCGGTAAGGATCTCAGCATTACCATCTCCATCAAAATCAGAATACACAAAATCCTGAATAGCAGAATCCTGAATAGGTTTTGGCAGGGATTTTACACTAAAAGTCCCATCGCCATTGTTCTCTATAAAAGAAGAGGCCAGTGTATAAATTTCTAAAGTAAAACGAGGCTCTATATTATTGGTTTTTAAAAATTGATCGGTATTGGTTTTTGCATAACTATCGTAAGAAACGTATTGCTTTTTTAGGGATGAAACCTGCGCCATTAATTCATCACGTGTAGGCCATGGATAGCTCACTCCATCAATATAATAGGTTAAAATGGGATCAATACGTCCATTATTATCAATATCCTGAATATAATAACGCATAGGCTCTGTAACCGAAGCTCTAAACTGAGTATTTTCTCCAAGATTACCTGCCAAAAAATCAATATCACCATCGTTATCAAAATCACCCGCTTCCAAACTAAACCACCATCCATTTGAGTTTTGGAGACCTGCTTCCGCAGTTTGATTTTTTAAAACACCTCGATTATTTTTAAAGATGCTTACAGGCATCCATTCTCCGGTTAAAACCAAATCGGGCCAGGTATCACCATCCAGATCTACCCATTCTGCATCGGTCACCATCCCCACCTGCTCGAGATCATAGCTTCGGTTGACACTAAATTTTACTGTAGTTTCTGTACTTTCATTTTTAAGCAAGGTACTTCTAGGCGGCATTGGATAATTTCCACCGGAAATTCTTCCCCCCACAAACAAATCCAGGTCACCATCTTTATCATAGTCTGCTGCTTTAACAACACCTCCGCTAAACTTCATATCAGGTAAGGCATTTTCATTTTTGCTGAATATTCCATTACCCTTATTAAGGTATAAGCGATCCTGATAATAGTTATCGCCATTAAACTCTTCATTTCCTCCGCTTACCACATACAAATCCAGATCACCATCGCCATCAGCATCAAAAAACAGAGCATCGTAATCCTCATGCACAATATCTTCAGCACTACCCCATGGTTGATTGGCATTAAAATCTTTGAACTTTCCATTCTCAAGCCCTAAATATAACTTAGAAGCCTGTCCCCTTGCTCCCAGGAAAAAGATATCATCATTACCGTCATTGTTGACGTCACCTACAGCTACCTTCCCACCGGTTTTAGATACCTGATACGGAATAAGACTTTCATAATTAAAATCGACATACGCATTTTCCTTATGTGCAAAATCTATATTAGAAGTTACCGTAATGTCTTTAAAAAATCCATCTGAAGAAATGGTATCGTATTGATAAATATCGGTTGCATCTGCTTCATTTAATGAAAGCAGTTGATTGATCTGCACATTTTCAATATGGCTAAGCTTTTTAGAAGGCCAGATCACATCGAGACTTTCCAGACTTCTGCTCCTACCCAAGCCAATGTTCATTTTAGGTTCTACCGAAGATTGAAAACCTCTTATATAATAGGCCTCCTGATAGATATGGCTT from Zunongwangia profunda SM-A87 harbors:
- a CDS encoding VCBS repeat-containing protein, whose product is MNTQTSRIYLLFLLVFTACRTEDKELVSTEKSPLFNLLSPSLTGIDFENTLTETEKNNIITYEYIYNGGGVAIGDVNNDGFPDIYLSGNQVKNKLFLNKGGLKFEDITTKIQLEEKEGWKTGAAMADINGDGLIDIYLCYSGNAPQEGMTAPLINDYKPRSNQLFINQGLDKNGLPTFKEQANEYGVDAIGTFSTQAYFLDYDLDGDLDLFLLNHANKFYNIFFNVTMLRSKRHPYYGNQLYENQGDKFVEVSEKAGIDGTGINFGLSAAISDLNKDGYPDIFVTNDYSEQDFCYLNNGDGTFTETSKASFAHFSKYSMGSDVADINNDLNPDLFVVDMLPEDNYRQKVLKGPDEYNKTQRLIDSGYHKQYMRNNLHLNKGLDPEGNLRFTEVGQLAGISNTDWSWAPLFADYDNDGFKDVIISNGYLRDYSNLDFNNYTVHEAYARAQSTGEKLDLGLLISKIPSTKVSNYIYKNVDGLLFEDKTEDWGLKLKTVSNAMAYADFDNDGDLDLIINNLNDPILFYENLENEQFSNNFLSLTLRGEGKNTQALGTKVILNFADGSHIYQEAYYIRGFQSSVEPKMNIGLGRSRSLESLDVIWPSKKLSHIENVQINQLLSLNEADATDIYQYDTISSDGFFKDITVTSNIDFAHKENAYVDFNYESLIPYQVSKTGGKVAVGDVNNDGNDDIFFLGARGQASKLYLGLENGKFKDFNANQPWGSAEDIVHEDYDALFFDADGDGDLDLYVVSGGNEEFNGDNYYQDRLYLNKGNGIFSKNENALPDMKFSGGVVKAADYDKDGDLDLFVGGRISGGNYPMPPRSTLLKNESTETTVKFSVNRSYDLEQVGMVTDAEWVDLDGDTWPDLVLTGEWMPVSIFKNNRGVLKNQTAEAGLQNSNGWWFSLEAGDFDNDGDIDFLAGNLGENTQFRASVTEPMRYYIQDIDNNGRIDPILTYYIDGVSYPWPTRDELMAQVSSLKKQYVSYDSYAKTNTDQFLKTNNIEPRFTLEIYTLASSFIENNGDGTFSVKSLPKPIQDSAIQDFVYSDFDGDGNAEILTAGNLFPFRVSQGALDASFGAFLKFNKNNFGLMSQSDKLWLDGDIKSLHILKHKSGKKQLLVSRNNDRPSLYTY